A genomic segment from Oryctolagus cuniculus chromosome 16 unlocalized genomic scaffold, mOryCun1.1 SUPER_16_unloc_1, whole genome shotgun sequence encodes:
- the LOC138847789 gene encoding endogenous retrovirus group K member 6 Gag polyprotein-like: MGNTQSTTKMHLLISRLLKATGMPVKSVAVCNFTRILYETCPWFVEEGDLSQVQWRRVGRELRNAGVKEGVIHLWYLIDTALRSEDDQIGELLDEGSELLEELSEHSHDSSEKGDNIEEQSMEASGGARPKAKHPQMLGSLPLYPELPLMPSAPPYEPPHHPMRCCCFAGNASREMRPIVLESGPEKQTRRQILENESALTEDRQGNRGWTPVDFTSLKEWQKAVTLYGPHANFTKAILGTLDTQGLVPEDWRNVCKAVLSGGDYLLWSAAYRELACTQAAQNRADGQPAWNEDMLNREGAFHAEPVQARCPREVLQQIRDIALRAWKVVPKKGEVKHSLTKIIQGPTEPYADFIDRLYEAAGNVLESPEEAAPLLRRLAYENANKTCRSVLRPWQHKDIPTFMKICRDVMDDVASGAHAAMAMAKANRASDRKCFTCGQPGHVKKECRQHKPNKRQPGLCPKCGKGNHWASDCYSKTDRAGNPIPQESKNGRGAPAHWGPKQN; encoded by the exons ATGGGGAACACACAGTCCACCACGAAAATGCACCTATTGATTAGCCGCCTTTTAAAGGCAACGGGGATGCCCGTAAAGAGTGTAGCTGTGTGCAATTTTACGAGGATACTATATGAAACTTGTCCTTGGTTTGTTGAAGAAGGAGATTTATCACAGGTTCAGTGGAGACGGGTGGGACGTGAATTGCGAAACGCTGGAGTCAAGGAGGGAGTGATCCACTTGTGGTATCTGATAGATACTGCTTTACGGTCGGAGGATGACCAGATTGGGGAACTCTTAGATGAAGGCTCCGAACTACTGGAGGAGCTCAGCGAACACTCCCATGATAGTAGCGAAAAAGGAGATAATATAGAGGAACAAAGTATGGAAGCAAGCGGAGGAGCCCGACCAAAAGCGAAACATCCGCAGATGCTGGGATCGCTTCCACTATACCCGGAGTTGCCCTTAATGCCCTCCGCTCCTCCTTATGAACCACCCCATCATCCTATGCGCTGTTGCTGTTTTGCCGGCAATGCTTCCAGAGAGATGAGGCCCATAGTTTTAGAGTCTGGGCCGGAGAAACAGACTAGAAGGCAAATACTTGAAAACGAAAGTGCTC TGACTGAAGACCGCCAAGGAAATCGCGGGTGGACTCCGGTCGACTTCACATCATTAAAAGAGTGGCAAAAGGCAGTGACTCTCTACGGGCCACATGCTAACTTCACCAAAGCTATCCTAGGAACCTTAGACACTCAGGGCCTAGTTCCTGAAGATTGGAGAAATGTCTGCAAGGCAGTCCTTTCAGGGGGAGATTATCTCTTATGGTCAGCCGCTTATAGGGAACTAGCTTGTACTCAGGCGGCGCAAAACCGAGCTGATGGGCAACCTGCCTGGAATGAGGACATGTTAAACAGAGAGGGAGCATTCCATGCAGAACCGGTGCAAGCTCGGTGTCCCCGGGAGGTATTACAACAAATAAGAGATATAGCCTTGAGGGCCTGGAAGGTAGTGCCAAAAAAAGGGGAAGTTAAACACAGTCTGACTAAGATAATACAAGGACCAACAGAGCCTTATGCAGATTTTATTGACCGCCTTTATGAAGCTGCAGGCAATGTGCTTGAGTCTCCTGAAGAGGCCGCACCCTTGCTGAGACGACTGGCATATGAAAATGCTAATAAAACATGTCGCTCTGTGCTAAGGCCTTGGCaacataaggacatccctacctttatgaaaatttgcagagatgtcatggatgatgttgCCTCTGGGGCTCATGCTGCTATGGCAATGGCTAAGGCCAATAGAGCGAGTGACCGCAAATGTTTCACTTGCGGCCAACCCGGACATGTAAAAAAGGAATGTAGACAACATAAACCCAACAAACGACAGCCAGGATTATGCCCTAAATGTGGGAAAGGTAATCATTGGGCCAGTGAT